In Zygosaccharomyces rouxii strain CBS732 chromosome F complete sequence, a single window of DNA contains:
- the CRD1 gene encoding cardiolipin synthase (similar to uniprot|Q07560 Saccharomyces cerevisiae YDL142C CRD1 Cardiolipin synthase produces cardiolipin which is an important constituent of mitochondrial membranes required for normal mitochondrial membrane potential and function), with protein MLPFHARGIRFLNPLQCLKRYPLASRSASIPLSLQCKVRFASSSNEPINASVFTIPNLLTMSRIACTPLIGYYIMMNELTPAMSLFAYSCVTDYLDGFIARKWKLKSVAGTILDPIADKLLMIVTTISLAFAPGPQIIPLSIAGIILGRDMLLGISALFIRFASMKKKYGKVTWNSYWDFFHFPSVEVKPTQVSKYNTFFQMIYLGYGVLLLIMGELTKKSDKEEEQTSDSGAHEILRQGFLWMGYLVGTTTCLSGASYVLSKSTLRFL; from the coding sequence ATGTTACCGTTTCATGCTAGAGGTATTCGTTTCTTGAACCCGTTACAATGCCTCAAACGTTATCCTCTTGCTTCACGCTCAGCTTCAATTCCCCTATCTTTGCAATGCAAAGTGAGATTTGCATCAAGTTCTAATGAACCAATAAATGCCAGCGTATTCACTATTCCTAACCTTTTAACAATGTCGAGAATTGCATGCACACCTTTGATTGGATATTACATTATGATGAATGAATTGACACCTGCAATGAGTCTATTTGCTTATTCATGCGTAACTGATTATTTAGATGGATTTATTGCAAGGAaatggaaattgaaatcagTAGCGGGGACCATATTAGATCCCATTGCGGACAAGCTACTTATGATTGTCACCACAATATCATTAGCATTTGCTCCTGGCCCTCAAATAATCCCCCTTTCCATCGCTGGTATAATATTGGGTAGAGACATGCTTTTAGGTATATCAGCACTGTTCATACGATTTGCatcaatgaagaagaaatacGGTAAGGTAACATGGAATTCATATTGGgattttttccacttcCCCAGTGTTGAAGTCAAACCAACTCAGGTCTCCAAATATAAtacttttttccaaatgataTACTTAGGATACGGTGTATTGCTACTAATAATGGGGGAATTAACCAAAAAAAGTgataaagaagaggaacaaaCTAGTGACAGCGGTGCCCATGAAATTTTACGTCAGGGCTTCTTATGGATGGGTTACCTGGTGGGAACAACGACTTGCCTGAGCGGCGCATCCTATGTATTGAGCAAGAGCACTCTTAGATTTCTATGA
- the CCT4 gene encoding chaperonin-containing T-complex subunit CCT4 (highly similar to uniprot|P39078 Saccharomyces cerevisiae YDL143W CCT4 Subunit of the cytosolic chaperonin Cct ring complex related to Tcp1p required for the assembly of actin and tubulins in vivo) has translation MASRGPSNATFRDREKPQEVRKANIIAARAVSDAIRTSLGPKGMDKMIKSSRGQIIISNDGHTILKQMAILHPVAKMLVEVSAAQDTEAGDGTTSVVILAGALLGAAERLLSKGIHPAIIAESFQKAAKRSVEILLEMSHKISLEDKDDLIRAASTSLSSKIVSQFSSFLAPLAVNSVLQISNNDSKNVDLNDIRLIKKIGGTIDDTETVDGVVLTQNVVKSAGGPTRIEKARIGLVQFQISPPKPDTENNIVVSDYRQMDKILKEERSYLLNICKKIKKAKCNVLLIQKSILRDAVNELALHFLSKLGIMVIKDIERDEIEFLSKSLGCKPISDVDLFTEDRLGAVDLVEEAESDGSRIVKLIGVKGHNAKPTVSVIIRGANQMILDETERSLHDALCVIRCLVKERGLISGGGAPEIEVSRRLNKESRSMEGVEAFIWEEFAQALEVIPTTLAENAGLNSIKVVTELRSRHEAGEINEGISVRRSGTANTYEEHILQPVLVSTSSITLASECVKSILRIDDITFSR, from the coding sequence ATGGCATCCAGAGGTCCATCCAATGCCACTTTCCGTGATAGAGAGAAGCCTCAGGAGGTGAGAAAGGCTAATATCATTGCTGCTCGTGCGGTATCAGATGCCATTAGAACTTCGTTAGGTCCTAAAGGTATGGATAAGATGATTAAGAGTTCTCGTGGACAAATTATTATTTCCAATGATGGTCATacaattttgaaacagATGGCGATCTTACATCCGGTCGCAAAAATGCTTGTAGAGGTTTCTGCCGCTCAGGATACCGAGGCAGGTGATGGAACTACATCTGTTGTTATTCTTGCAGGTGCTCTATTAGGTGCAGCAGAAAGGCTTTTGAGCAAAGGTATTCACCCAGCTATCATTGCTgaatctttccaaaaggCCGCTAAGAGATCAGTCGAAATTCTATTGGAAATGTCTCATAAGATTTCATTGGAGGATAAAGATGATTTGATTCGCGCAGCTTCCACTTCGTTGAGTTCAAAGATCGTTTCTCAATTTTCCAGTTTTTTGGCACCATTAGCTGTGAATTCAGTTTTACAAATATCTAACAACGATTCTAAGAATGTGGATTTAAATGATATTCGTCTAATTAAGAAGATTGGTGGTACTATTGATGATACAGAAACTGTTGATGGTGTTGTATTGACTCAAAATGTTGTAAAAAGTGCTGGTGGGCctacaagaattgaaaaggcTCGTATTGGGTTGGttcaattccaaatttcaccaccaaaacCAGATACAGAAAATAACATTGTGGTTAGTGATTATAGGCAAATggataaaattttgaaagaggAGAGATCTTATTTGTTGAACATATGcaaaaagattaaaaagGCAAAGTGTAACGTTTTATTGATACAAAAATCGATTCTAAGAGATGCTGTTAACGAATTGGCACTTCATTTCTTATCAAAATTGGGTATTATGGTCATAAAGGACATTGAGAGGGATGAAATAGAGTTTCTATCCAAAAGTTTGGGTTGTAAACCAATTTCAGATGTCGATTTGTTTACAGAAGATCGTCTTGGTGCTGTTGATCTAGTAGAAGAAGCGGAAAGCGATGGTTCTCGTATTGTTAAATTAATTGGTGTTAAGGGCCATAACGCTAAACCAACGGTTTCAGTTATCATTCGTGGTGCTAATCAAATGATTCTGGATGAAACTGAACGTTCCTTACACGATGCACTCTGTGTAATTCGTTGTTTGGTTAAGGAAAGAGGTTTAATTtcaggtggtggtgctcCAGAAATCGAAGTTTCACGAAGATTAAATAAAGAATCTCGTTCCATGGAAGGTGTGGAAGCATTTATTTGGGAAGAATTTGCTCAAGCATTAGAGGTCATTCCAACCACATTAGCCGAAAATGCAGGTCTAAATAGTATTAAGGTGGTTACAGAGTTACGTTCTCGTCATGAAGCTGGTGAAATCAATGAAGGTATATCGGTAAGACGCTCCGGTACTGCTAATACTTATGAAGAACACATTTTACAACCTGTCTTAGTGAGCACAAGCTCAATAACGTTGGCTTCGGAATGTGTTAAATCGATTCTACGTATTGATGACATTACCTTTAGCCGTTAA
- the CDC123 gene encoding cell proliferation protein CDC123 (similar to uniprot|Q05791 Saccharomyces cerevisiae YLR215C CDC123): MSSSYSALSEIPCSKEQVENCIFSRWYPKFKSYVPMTRIIKPLPSEFIRYLEQDGIKLPPVDQELSIYTSDPVGNQANDYSDGEDAQEEEQQEDEIKPLIHFPELHNQIKQVIAELGPVTPKLNWSSPRDAVWILPNNTTKCTEVNEIYLLLNASNYIVHDLEIGQQQGNEFELVLRQWFALNPALEFRVFVRDSKIVGASQRDLNYYKYLESLKDQFKDVFDEFVEETAIPNFPDKSFVLDLYVPRPFNKVYLIDINPFARKTDPLLFSWNELATIENQDDYELRLVPENNVGRFASKEHSENQVPKDVVDASLDPRAIKELTEQWTQLLRRQQEESDSE, from the coding sequence ATGTCATCATCTTATTCAGCACTATCAGAAATACCATGTTCCAAGGAACAAGTGGAAAATTGCATTTTTTCTAGGTGGTATCCAAAGTTTAAAAGCTATGTTCCCATGACAAGGATTATAAAGCCGTTGCCCTCAGAATTTATACGGTATTTGGAGCAGGATGGTATCAAACTCCCACCAGTTGATCAGGAATTATCGATTTATACTAGTGATCCCGTTGGAAATCAAGCAAATGATTATAGCGATGGAGAAGATGCTCAAGAGGAAGAACAGCAGGAGGATGAAATTAAGCCATTAATACATTTCCCAGAGCTGCATAACCAGATCAAGCAAGTTATTGCAGAACTGGGTCCAGTGACTCCAAAGCTGAATTGGTCTTCGCCCAGAGATGCCGTATGGATTTTACCCAATAATACTACAAAGTGTACCGAGGTTAATGAAATATACCTTCTACTAAATGCATCGAACTACATTGTGCATGATTTAGAAATAGGTCAACAGCAAggtaatgaatttgaactAGTGCTTAGGCAATGGTTTGCACTAAATCCAGCGTTGGAATTCCGTGTATTTGTCAGAGACTCCAAGATAGTGGGTGCTTCACAAAGGGATTTGAACTACTACAAGTATTTGGAATCCCTgaaagatcaattcaagGATgtatttgatgaattcgtGGAGGAAACTGCTATACCAAACTTTCCAGATAAAAGTTTCGTCTTGGACTTATATGTGCCTCGACCATTTAACAAAGTCTATCTTATCGACATCAACCCATTTGCTCGAAAGACCGACCCTCTACTATTCTCATGGAATGAATTAGCAACTATTGAGAATCAAGATGATTACGAATTAAGACTAGTGCCGGAAAATAATGTTGGTAGGTTTGCATCAAAGGAACATTCTGAGAATCAAGTACCCAAGGATGTTGTAGACGCCAGTTTGGACCCTAGAGCCATTAAAGAACTTACAGAACAATGGACTCAACTTCTGAGAAGACAACAGGAGGAAAGTGATTCGGAATAA
- a CDS encoding uncharacterized protein (similar to uniprot|Q07589 Saccharomyces cerevisiae YDL144C Hypothetical ORF) has protein sequence MGDSCQLPKVIVIGAGGVGIIGALSLCYKGLSNVSLAIRSDYEIVQKKGYKISSCDYGQFESWKPNHVYRTVEDASQSGQFFDYIVVATKNIPDGPAHSRVPKVIQPLVESNHALSEGRQTNVLLIQNGIDIEKEIWNAFDRKKYHLNVLSGIQLIGSTKVAPGVIDHVGKDQLQVGAFESENEDAVKAAKRFVELYHNEGKNYAEFDASVRYSRWKKLLYNAAINTTTSLVNLDVPRCLEFGVDRKSTEENVFRPAMREIVAIATTENIVLDESLVTFFVEITRHIMFKPSMCVDHEKGQLMELEVILGNPLKIARENGVQTPVLSMLYYLLVMVQGHLREKNGLLKFDESKAELVETK, from the coding sequence ATGGGAGATTCTTGTCAATTGCCTAAAGTTATCGTGATTGGTGCCGGTGGTGTTGGTATCATCGGTgctctttctctttgttATAAAGGTTTAAGCAATGTGTCATTAGCCATTAGATCTGATTATGAAATAGTACAAAAGAAAGGTTATAAAATCAGTTCCTGTGACTATGGTCAATTCGAAAGTTGGAAGCCAAACCATGTGTATCGAACCGTAGAGGACGCATCTCAAAGTGGCCAATTTTTCGATTATATCGTCGTTGCTACTAAGAACATTCCTGATGGCCCTGCACATTCAAGAGTCCCTAAAGTGATCCAACCTCTTGTGGAGAGTAACCACGCTCTCAGTGAAGGTCGTCAGACTAATGTCTTGCTGATTCAAAACGGGATCGATATCGAGAAAGAGATTTGGAACGCATTCGATAGAAAAAAGTACCATTTGAACGTTTTATCTGGTATCCAACTAATTGGTTCAACTAAAGTGGCACCAGGTGTGATTGACCATGTTGGTAAGGATCAATTGCAAGTAGGTGCCTTTGAAAGCGAGAATGAAGATGCTGTTAAGGCCGCTAAAAGGTTTGTCGAATTGTATCACAACGAAGGTAAGAACTATGCCGAATTTGATGCATCCGTTCGTTATTCAAGATGGAAAAAACTACTATATAATGCTGCGATCAACACTACAACGTCCTTGGTTAATTTAGATGTCCCTCGATGCCTTGAATTTGGTGTTGATAGGAAAAGCACCGAGGAAAACGTCTTCAGACCTGCAATGCGTGAAATTGTCGCTATAGCTACTACAGAAAATATAGTGCTCGATGAATCACTCGTCACCTTTTTTGTCGAAATTACAAGGCACATTATGTTTAAACCCTCCATGTGCGTGGATCACGAGAAAGGCCAGTTGATGGAATTAGAAGTTATTTTGGGTAatcctttgaaaattgCAAGAGAAAATGGAGTACAGACACCTGTGCTATCCATGCTATATTATTTACTCGTTATGGTTCAAGGACATTTGAGAGAGAAGAACGgattattgaaatttgaCGAATCGAAGGCAGAACTAGTCGAAACCAAATAA
- the CRR1 gene encoding putative glycosylase (similar to uniprot|Q05790 Saccharomyces cerevisiae YLR213C): MPLYILWAWVTSFLLLGCPLITRAEPYEPSKPIKCQKEQQCPQEWPCCSPYGYCGAGPICLGGCNPKYSFDKLSCAPMPALLPPLNDHFAAKPNNMPESSVISPEEKLKQSGIAHFTDYLVTKDKGDAEKMLDSYNFVYSGPADVDTPTGDILLTMPPKTTGSLIAGSQSFLYGKAVVRLKTSRSRGVITAIVLISAVGDEVDYECLGSQRDEVQTNYFSKGELDYTKMRRIPLSSDSWANYHNYEIDWNEERIQWIIDGKVVRTLSKHETWNEKLQIFKYPQTPMRLEVALWPGGAAQNHPGTIEWAGGPVDWENSPELVEKGAFTAHVSQIDVVPHPNKFLPAMSNCLEEGNKIAYAYGSSPGHHFNQNILEWYCNIVPNVPDYKSSGASIPRTEQLPAAIRKKEMIPVKVEENFIPDIRRLSVRPNGTLLFNTTRNDTWSKQSPSSSSASDTWRHNNPLWRIFHQLRQWRELI, translated from the coding sequence ATGCCACTGTACATATTGTGGGCATGGGTTACAAGCTTTTTACTGCTCGGTTGTCCACTAATAACTCGAGCGGAGCCTTATGAACCTTCTAAACCAATAAAGTGTCAGAAAGAGCAACAGTGTCCACAGGAATGGCCATGTTGTTCGCCTTATGGTTACTGTGGAGCTGGTCCGATTTGCCTGGGTGGATGCAACCctaaatattcttttgataaattgagTTGTGCTCCAATGCCAGCACTGCTTCCTCCTCTCAATGATCATTTCGCCGCTAAACCTAATAATATGCCAGAAAGTTCAGTTATATCTCCAGAGGAAAAACTTAAGCAAAGCGGTATAGCCCATTTCACTGACTATTTGGTTACTAAGGATAAAGGTGACGCAGAAAAGATGCTCGATAGTTACAATTTTGTCTACAGTGGTCCAGCTGATGTGGATACTCCTACGGGCGACATTCTTTTAACCATGCCGCCAAAAACTACTGGTAGTTTAATTGCAGGGTCTCAATCATTTTTGTATGGGAAAGCTGTAGTTCGTTTAAAAACTAGCCGTTCTAGAGGCGTAATTACTGCCATAGTTTTAATCTCAGCCGTTGGTGATGAAGTTGATTATGAATGTCTTGGAAGCCAAAGAGATGAAGTGCAAACCAAttatttttccaaaggGGAGTTGGATTATACAAAGATGAGAAGAATTCCGCtttcttcagattcttgGGCTAACTATCACAATTACGAAATCGATTGGAATGAGGAAAGAATCCAATGGATCATTGATGGAAAAGTAGTAAGAACTCTTAGTAAACATGAAACCTggaatgaaaaattacagatATTCAAATATCCACAAACTCCGATGCGGCTAGAAGTAGCACTATGGCCTGGAGGTGCTGCACAAAACCATCCCGGCACCATTGAATGGGCAGGCGGTCCCGTAGACTGGGAGAATTCACCAGAACTAGTGGAAAAAGGTGCCTTTACTGCTCACGTCTCACAGATAGATGTGGTACCCCATCCTAACAAATTTTTACCGGCAATGTCTAATTGCTTAGAAGAGGGAAATAAGATCGCTTATGCCTACGGATCTTCTCCTGGTCATCACTTCAACCAGAACATTCTTGAATGGTATTGCAATATAGTGCCCAACGTACCCGATTATAAGAGTTCTGGTGCTAGTATTCCACGTACAGAACAGTTACCAGCAGCTATCCGAAAGAAGGAGATGATTCCCGTTAAAGTGgaggaaaatttcattccTGATATTCGTCGCCTAAGTGTTAGACCTAATGGGACTCTCTTATTTAACACCACTAGAAACGATACTTGGTCAAAGCAGTCCccatcttcctcatcagcATCTGATACATGGCGTCACAACAATCCCTTGTGGAGAATATTCCACCAATTGCGCCAATGGCGTGAACTTATCTAG
- the RNY1 gene encoding ribonuclease T2 (similar to uniprot|Q02933 Saccharomyces cerevisiae YPL123C RNY1 RNAse member of the T(2) family of endoribonucleases) produces the protein MHLQDLWSVFGPASELLANIKDDNPYSPHCPISLPLSCQNHTGISDSCCFEYPGGIFLQTQFWDYEPSSADLDDDQLERELGPLNSLTIHGLWPDNCGGGYQQFCDSSALISDVPSILNSDQFNGDEHGLEYSGSELLEIMQRYWKGLRGHDESLWIHEYNKHGTCVKTIRPNCYSRWDNQQIKQSDQDYHRQSVYDYYRISYNLYKKLNTSELLAEKGIIPSTEKTYSREEIENALSDGFHGRQVQLVCDRNQAINEVWYYHQLKGSLLGEQFIPIDSFGKGNSCPEEGIHFFPKGYKAPSRDPKLSGYVKLSGQSGHLIKNGHWMVRGTPATFQLLDHPFGDYYLKSRGGYCGFNDVGQLQCNKGRERGAQFGYDETHGGLLTYGDSSDWNAESLPSGMRQSPIYQGDSGDITFKLKFQKRH, from the coding sequence ATGCATTTACAAGATCTCTGGTCAGTTTTCGGACCAGCTTCTGAATTGCTTGCTAATATCAAAGATGATAATCCCTATTCACCTCACTGCCCCATCAGTTTACCCTTGAGTTGCCAGAATCATACAGGAATATCCGATTCTTGCTGCTTTGAATATCCTGGTGGCATCTTTCTACAGACGCAATTCTGGGATTACGAACCTTCATCCGCAGATCTTGATGAcgatcaattggaaagggAATTGGGTCCCTTGAATTCCCTTACCATCCACGGGTTATGGCCTGATAACTGCGGCGGTGGCTATCAACAGTTCTGTGACTCTAGTGCTTTGATTAGTGATGTGCCTAGTATATTAAACTCAGACCAGTTTAATGGCGATGAGCATGGATTGGAATACAGTGGTAGCGAATTGCTTGAAATTATGCAACGTTATTGGAAAGGTTTAAGGGGCCATGATGAATCGTTATGGATTCATGAATACAACAAGCATGGTACTTGTGTCAAGACAATTAGACCAAACTGTTACTCTCGTTGGGACAACCAGCAGATTAAACAAAGTGATCAAGATTATCATAGACAATCGGTCTACGATTATTACAGAATCTCTTACAACCTTTACAAGAAACTAAACACTTCAGAACTTTTAGCtgaaaaaggaattatACCGAGTACTGAGAAAACATATTCAAGAGAGGAGATTGAGAATGCCTTGAGTGATGGGTTCCATGGTCGCCAAGTGCAATTGGTATGTGATCGTAACCAAGCCATTAACGAAGTGTGGTATTACCATCAATTAAAGGGCTCATTATTGGGTGAGCAATTTATCCCTATTGATTCGTTTGGCAAAGGAAATTCATGTCCTGAAGAAGGCATTCACTTCTTCCCCAAGGGCTACAAGGCGCCAAGTAGGGATCCCAAGCTGAGCGGGTACGTGAAACTGAGCGGTCAGAGTGGACATCTGATCAAAAATGGTCATTGGATGGTCAGAGGAACTCCAGCTACATTCCAATTGTTAGATCATCCATTTGGTGACTATTATTTAAAATCAAGAGGCGGATACTGTGGATTTAACGATGTTGGTCAATTACAATGTAATAAGGGGAGGGAAAGAGGTGCTCAATTTGGATACGACGAAACCCATGGAGGCCTTTTAACCTACGGTGATTCATCGGATTGGAACGCCGAGTCACTTCCAAGTGGGATGCGTCAATCACCTATCTATCAAGGCGACTCTGGTGACATAACCTTTAAGTTAAAATTCCAGAAACGCCACTAa
- a CDS encoding nucleobase cation symporter-1 family protein (similar to uniprot|Q08579 Saccharomyces cerevisiae YOR192C Hypothetical ORF): protein MQDSKDANRVEIVASALSNGSVSRRSTWGKIAEKLQVPHGNKSISVLRNPDLDPIPANERTWGFWSYFAFWGLPNFGAPSLSFGSAVLSLGLNIQQSIGALVISNTLIVLYTIANSNPGIKYHVGYTIDQRMIFGVYGSYFGIIIRVGLSVVQYASGAWLGGLYMNMIFSAFSKNYYYMKNTFPESVPMSRRDCIGFLCFQLIQMPLSWLKPRHTNIPAMVACCMSGLAMIGMLAYLITKNGGPGPFWYEKVTLSTSQRSWMWLYSMAIWYSGVSAAVVNQSDFSRFAKSKWSCYSGLFWGISIPGTFVPFAGMLYASASKQLYGTAYWRPDEIIGQWFEIDYNAKARAASFFIGLAFTSCQVFMNMTQNGYPCGMDLAGIFPKYINITRGTLAMQLLSWVVQPWTFYNTSNQFLNATSSFGMFTTPIIAINVIEFYWYRKQNLTLIDFYSTSEKGAYWYYYGVNWKPFLPVLASVALCVPGLYYSVNAQVKPNNNIFNYYYGYMFFIPITSVGLYAIILFFFPDKHERKGVTDPVDYFNCFSEREREELGMLPCSENYIDGDVFELLDAEEGRNSSEEVRSEEIKVPATKISLRDGEV from the coding sequence ATGCAGGATTCAAAGGACGCCAATCGAGTGGAGATAGTTGCATCTGCACTATCGAATGGAAGCGTGTCGAGACGATCTACTTGGGGTAAAAttgctgaaaaattacaagtGCCTCATGGAAATAAATCGATCAGTGTTCTGAGGAATCCTGATTTAGATCCTATACCTGCAAATGAAAGGACATGGGGGTTTTGGTCATATTTCGCATTTTGGGGGttaccaaattttggtGCACCTTCATTGTCATTTGGATCAGCAGTGTTGTCACTCGGTCTTAACATTCAACAATCCATTGGTGCTCTTGTGATTAGCAATACGTTGATCGTATTGTACACGATTGCAAATTCGAATCCTGGTATTAAATATCATGTCGGTTATACgattgatcaaagaatgATCTTTGGAGTTTATGGATCTTACTttggtattattattcGTGTTGGTCTTTCAGTGGTCCAATACGCATCAGGTGCATGGTTGGGTGGACTTTATATGAATATGATTTTCAGtgccttttcaaaaaattattaCTACATGAAAAATACATTCCCTGAATCTGTCCCCATGTCAAGAAGGGATTGTATTGGATTTTTAtgttttcaattgattcaaatgcCCTTGTCTTGGTTGAAACCACGTCATACAAATATTCCAGCAATGGTTGCTTGTTGTATGTCAGGTTTAGCCATGATTGGTATGTTGGCATATCTAATCACTAAAAATGGTGGGCCGGGTCCATTTTGGTACGAAAAAGTTACATTATCCACATCTCAAAGGTCATGGATGTGGTTGTACTCTATGGCAATTTGGTATTCAGGTGTTTCTGCCGCCGTAGTGAATCAATCAGATTTTTCCAGATTTGCCAAAAGTAAATGGTCATGTTATTCAGGTCTTTTCTGGGGCATTTCCATTCCAGGTACTTTTGTACCATTTGCAGGTATGCTTTATGCGTCTGCATCTAAACAGCTGTATGGTACCGCATATTGGAGACCCGATGAGATTATAGGACAATGGTTTGAAATCGATTATAATGCAAAGGCCCGTGCTGCATCTTTCTTTATCGGGTTGGCATTTACATCGTGTCAAGTCTTTATGAATATGACACAAAACGGATATCCCTGTGGTATGGATTTAGCAGGAATATTTCCCAAGTATATCAATATTACTAGAGGAACTCTAGCGATGCAATTATTATCATGGGTGGTTCAACCTTGGACTTTTTACAACACGTCaaatcaatttctcaatgCCACCAGTTCGTTCGGTATGTTTACTACGCCAATCATAGCCATTAACGTCATTGAATTCTACTGGTATAGAAAGCAAAACTTAACGTTGATAGATTTTTACTCGACATCTGAAAAGGGCGCatattggtattattaCGGAGTTAATTGGAAACCATTTTTACCTGTACTCGCATCTGTTGCCCTATGTGTTCCTGGGCTTTATTATTCTGTTAATGCTCAAGTGAAACCAAATAACAATATCtttaattattattatggtTACATGTTTTTCATACCCATAACTTCCGTCGGTCTTTATGCTATAAtattattcttcttccctGATAAACATGAAAGGAAAGGAGTTACTGATCCAGTGGATTATTTCAACTGCTTTAGCGAAAGGGAAAGAGAGGAATTGGGCATGTTGCCCTGTAGTGAAAACTACATCGATGGTGATGTTTTTGAACTTCTCGATGCTGAGGAGGGGAGAAATTCTAGCGAAGAAGTGCGTtcagaagaaattaaagtACCTGCAACTAAGATTTCACTACGCGATGGTGAAGTCTAA
- a CDS encoding uncharacterized protein (conserved hypothetical protein) — translation MADLTREFFDRPENDDTLQNIRRQYLESKRNLQDLMMKQNQNGDADADDAVGVGIGVGIGGGVNDQSAKIRRGFKSPLKPKEVMMENRPTSDNLIMMNEVRSLKSLVYEQQAQIRRLQADLQFQKNSEFEFQRSILQFQSQLKNLRDEFAEFKLSKSYNIDNNQDHYNRNVSFESPPFDDSTTRLIQISGQKR, via the coding sequence ATGGCAGACTTGACAAGGGAATTTTTTGACAGACCTGAGAACGATGATACTTTGCAAAATATTAGAAGACAgtatttggaatcaaaGAGAAATTTACAAGATCTTATGATGAAGCAAAATCAAAATGGAGatgctgatgctgatgaTGCTGTTGGCGTCGGCATCGGCGTCGGCATCGGCGGGGGTGTTAATGATCAGAGCGCTAAGATACGAAGGGGATTTAAAAGTCCGTTGAAACCGAAGGAAGTAATGATGGAGAATAGACCAACTTCTGATAACTTGATCATGATGAATGAAGTGAGATCTTTGAAAAGCCTCGTCTATGAGCAGCAAGCTCAGATACGCAGATTGCAAGCGGatttacaatttcaaaagaattcggagtttgaatttcaaagatcaatattacaatttcaatctcaattgaaaaatcttcGAGATGAATTCGCGGAATTCAAGCTTTCAAAGAGCTATAATATTGATAACAACCAAGATCACTACAATCGCAATGTGTCATTTGAATCACCACCATTCGATGACAGCACTACGAGACTCATTCAAATTTCAGGTCAAAAaagataa